In Morococcus cerebrosus, a single genomic region encodes these proteins:
- a CDS encoding FAD-binding oxidoreductase: MPNLYDRFLEFLSPAEILEATPALLNDQRRRFVSEPDIILQPHSIENVQEIMRFCFEHRIPVTPQGGNTGLCGAAVASGGVLLNLSKINRIREINLADNSITVEAGVILQNVQKAAAEAGRLFPLSLASEGSCEIGGNIACNAGGLNVLRYGSMRDLVLGLEVVLPNGELVSHLQPLHKNTTGYDLRHLFIGSEGTLGIITAATLKLFARPQTTATAWVGLDDIESAVQLLTAVQGHFAERLTSFELISRYALALSSEFSHLKQPTDANWHVLLELTDSVPDAALDEKLAEFLYQNGQENSIIAQSEQERLDLWTLRENISASQRKLGTSIKHDIAVPIAQVATFVHQCAPALETRFPGIQIVCFGHLGDGSLHYNTFLPDVLSNDAYCYEDAVNSIVYEHILACHGTIAAEHGIGTIKKHWLPSVRTPSEIALMRAIKAQLDPHNIMNPGKLLP, from the coding sequence ATGCCCAATCTGTACGACCGTTTTCTTGAATTCCTTTCCCCCGCCGAAATCCTCGAAGCCACTCCGGCCCTGTTAAACGACCAGCGCCGCCGCTTTGTTTCCGAACCGGACATCATCTTGCAACCGCATTCCATAGAAAATGTACAAGAAATCATGCGGTTTTGTTTTGAACACCGTATCCCCGTTACCCCACAGGGCGGCAATACCGGTTTGTGCGGCGCAGCGGTAGCTTCCGGCGGCGTACTGCTCAACCTTTCCAAAATCAACCGCATCCGCGAAATCAACCTTGCCGACAACAGCATCACCGTTGAGGCGGGCGTAATCCTGCAAAACGTCCAAAAAGCGGCAGCCGAAGCAGGCAGACTGTTCCCCCTCAGTCTTGCCAGCGAAGGCTCGTGCGAAATCGGCGGCAACATCGCCTGCAACGCCGGCGGATTAAACGTTTTACGCTACGGCAGTATGCGCGACTTGGTATTGGGTTTGGAAGTCGTCCTACCTAATGGAGAACTTGTTTCCCATCTCCAACCGCTGCACAAAAATACCACCGGCTACGACCTGCGCCACCTCTTTATCGGCAGCGAAGGCACGCTCGGCATTATCACCGCCGCCACGCTCAAACTCTTCGCCCGTCCGCAAACCACAGCCACCGCGTGGGTAGGTTTGGATGACATCGAATCTGCCGTACAGCTTTTAACAGCCGTACAAGGGCATTTTGCCGAACGACTGACCAGTTTCGAGCTGATCAGCCGCTACGCTTTGGCATTGTCTTCCGAGTTCAGTCATCTCAAACAGCCGACCGATGCAAACTGGCACGTCCTGCTCGAACTGACCGATTCCGTTCCCGATGCCGCGCTCGACGAAAAACTTGCCGAGTTCCTCTATCAAAACGGCCAAGAAAACAGCATCATCGCGCAATCCGAACAAGAGCGCCTCGATCTGTGGACGCTGCGTGAAAACATTTCTGCCTCCCAGCGCAAGCTCGGCACCAGCATCAAACACGACATCGCCGTCCCAATTGCCCAAGTCGCCACCTTTGTCCATCAATGCGCCCCCGCCTTAGAAACCCGTTTTCCGGGTATACAAATTGTCTGCTTCGGACATTTGGGCGATGGCAGCCTGCATTACAACACCTTCCTGCCCGACGTCTTGAGCAACGATGCTTACTGCTACGAAGATGCCGTCAACAGCATCGTCTATGAACACATCCTCGCCTGCCACGGTACCATCGCGGCGGAACACGGCATCGGCACCATCAAGAAACACTGGCTCCCCAGCGTCCGCACCCCGTCCGAAATCGCCCTGATGCGCGCCATCAAAGCCCAGCTTGATCCGCACAACATCATGAATCCGGGCAAACTCCTGCCGTAA
- a CDS encoding FKBP-type peptidyl-prolyl cis-trans isomerase, with the protein MAIKKNSVVSLHYEMYDADNQLLDKTEEPIAYLHGGYDGIFPLVEEALHEKNVGDTVEVALSPDDAFGEQDPGLVRIEDVSVFPVEVEVGMMFEADDPETGDVLVYRVTDVADGKAVVDGNHPLAGMKILFKATVDSVRDATEEEIVHGHVHGPHGHHH; encoded by the coding sequence ATGGCTATTAAAAAAAATTCCGTGGTTTCGCTTCACTATGAAATGTACGATGCGGATAACCAACTGCTGGACAAAACCGAAGAACCCATCGCCTATCTGCACGGCGGATATGACGGCATTTTCCCTTTGGTGGAAGAAGCTTTGCACGAGAAAAACGTCGGTGATACCGTTGAAGTCGCGCTGTCTCCCGATGATGCGTTCGGCGAACAAGATCCCGGCCTGGTGCGTATCGAAGATGTCAGCGTATTCCCGGTTGAAGTGGAAGTCGGCATGATGTTCGAAGCCGATGATCCTGAAACCGGCGATGTCTTGGTTTATCGCGTAACCGATGTAGCAGACGGCAAAGCCGTAGTAGACGGCAACCATCCGCTTGCCGGCATGAAAATCTTGTTCAAAGCGACAGTTGACAGCGTGCGCGATGCGACTGAAGAAGAAATCGTACACGGCCACGTTCACGGTCCGCACGGTCATCATCACTAA
- the glgB gene encoding 1,4-alpha-glucan branching protein GlgB, protein MSEHLEEQAAGLGIDLGFHDIGGIYHAAKPEVLEGIIKALQQDGFSDDLYADTLVAHENGRESLRLPAEFHGAAEVCLEDEAGGRQVLPLNYGEDGVLWVALPALACGYYTLSAEAEGGVRKVRLVVAPQSVYQPKTLEHGLRMNGLTTHLYSLRSQRNWGIGDFTDLLDLMAFAADKQLDFVGINPLHALFSAKPAFASPYSPSSREWLNPIYLDVEKVGAFTYNEKLKNWLKQPNICQRIAALRITETVAYTAVWAFKRDALQRAFDAFENDGCEAAEQERAAFDAFVEERGWALEGFGLFEALDQYYNRSGEVGWLSWPAEFHDPHGEAVQRFAQGHRREIRFYMWLQWLCAEQLREVNETAAARGVKLGIYGDLAVGVARGSADTWLNRADYCMDMAVGAPPDPFSPTGQNWDLPPLNPMMLKHTGYEKFVRLLRENMRLYGILRIDHVMALCRLWWVAGKTADFGAYVHYDADVMFAILALESRRNRCVVIGEDLGTVPDQARYLLNRYQVFSYKVVYFSKGWHGFELPEEYPEQAITVVSTHDVAPLAGYWTGKDLDLMFRLGTIPDAETFQTTLEAREHDKSDLFDKLKHAGCLPADAEMSSEIDETLLTALHRYAAMSRSKLYAVQLENLLGMSDNLNVPGVSEGYPNWARKMPVALEDFPHNRLMGGQLAMIGEVRMKKNSRMKPYHELDQVERDTVESLFLATHSDLFAYLGRHRLAEGDEVVRTLIPNASGVDIVNRESGEVITSSEKVDERGFFVAVLPEGAPDYALNVRYTEDAEPVREEDPYRFGSALKDMDSWLLAEGKHLRPYETLGAHFAEVDGVKGVSFAVWAPNAQRVSVIGEFNHWDGRRHVMRFHRDNGIWDIFIPAVKLNALYKFEIRDANGNVRQKTDPYAFGAELRPNTASVVRGLPEKVDTPDFRARANAIDAPISIYEVHLGSWKRNPENNFWLTYEQLAKELVAYVKDMGFTHIEFLPVSEYPFDGSWGYQATGLYAPTSRFGSPDELRALIKAAHDEGIGVILDWVVGHFPTDDHGLAKFDGTALYEHADPREGYHQDWNTLIYNFGRNEVKNFLQGNALYWIERFGFDGIRVDAVASMIYRNYSRKDGEWIPNQYGGHENLEAIAFLRDTNTMLKEVVPSATEIAEESTSFANVTRQEGLNFSYKWNMGWMNDTLRYMMEDPINRKYHHNKMTFGMMYQYSENFVLPLSHDEVVHGKRSLLGRMPGDCWQQFANLRAYYGFMYGFPGKKLLFMGNEFAQGREWNYNEGLDWFLLDQEGGWHKGVQNFVRDLNRVYKDTAPLYQLDQWPEGFEWLVADDGNNSVFVFERRDREGNRVIVISNFTPVVHDSYRFGVNEAGEYREILNSDDPGYNGSGVSAGQTLQTEEIWSHGRPNSLAVKVPPLATVYLYKAAQPSATDSTDQAEGEA, encoded by the coding sequence ATGAGCGAACATTTGGAAGAGCAGGCTGCAGGCTTGGGTATTGATTTGGGTTTCCACGACATCGGTGGAATTTATCATGCGGCCAAGCCCGAGGTTTTGGAAGGGATTATTAAGGCTTTGCAGCAGGACGGTTTTTCAGACGACCTTTATGCGGATACTTTGGTCGCGCATGAAAACGGTCGGGAATCTTTGCGACTGCCTGCTGAGTTTCATGGTGCGGCTGAAGTTTGCTTGGAAGACGAAGCGGGCGGACGGCAGGTTTTGCCGTTGAACTATGGCGAAGACGGCGTGCTTTGGGTTGCGCTGCCGGCTTTGGCTTGCGGCTATTACACTTTGTCTGCGGAAGCGGAAGGCGGCGTCCGCAAGGTGCGGCTGGTGGTTGCGCCGCAGTCGGTTTATCAGCCGAAAACGCTGGAACACGGTTTGCGCATGAACGGGCTGACCACGCATTTGTACAGCCTGCGTTCGCAACGGAACTGGGGCATTGGGGATTTTACCGATTTGCTGGATTTGATGGCGTTTGCGGCGGATAAGCAACTGGATTTCGTCGGCATCAATCCGCTGCATGCGCTTTTCAGTGCCAAGCCTGCTTTTGCCAGCCCGTACAGCCCGTCTTCGCGCGAATGGCTCAATCCGATTTATCTGGATGTGGAAAAGGTCGGCGCGTTTACTTACAACGAAAAGCTGAAAAACTGGCTCAAGCAGCCGAATATCTGCCAGCGCATTGCGGCGTTGCGGATTACGGAAACCGTCGCTTATACGGCGGTTTGGGCGTTCAAGCGCGATGCTTTGCAGAGGGCGTTTGACGCGTTTGAAAACGACGGATGCGAAGCCGCCGAACAAGAGCGGGCGGCATTTGACGCCTTTGTCGAAGAACGCGGCTGGGCTTTGGAAGGCTTCGGTTTGTTTGAGGCGTTGGATCAGTATTACAACCGCTCCGGTGAAGTGGGTTGGCTGTCTTGGCCGGCGGAGTTTCATGATCCGCATGGTGAGGCAGTTCAAAGATTTGCACAGGGCCATCGCCGCGAAATCCGTTTTTATATGTGGCTGCAATGGCTTTGCGCGGAGCAGTTGCGCGAAGTGAACGAGACGGCTGCGGCGCGCGGCGTGAAGCTGGGGATTTACGGCGATTTGGCGGTCGGCGTAGCACGCGGCAGCGCGGACACTTGGCTTAACCGCGCCGATTACTGCATGGATATGGCGGTCGGTGCGCCGCCCGATCCATTCAGCCCGACGGGACAAAACTGGGATTTGCCGCCGCTCAATCCGATGATGTTGAAGCACACGGGCTATGAGAAGTTCGTCCGCCTTTTGCGTGAAAATATGCGGCTTTACGGCATCTTGCGCATCGATCATGTGATGGCTTTGTGCCGTCTGTGGTGGGTTGCGGGCAAGACGGCGGACTTTGGCGCGTATGTGCATTACGACGCGGATGTGATGTTTGCCATCCTGGCTTTGGAAAGCCGGCGGAATCGATGCGTGGTCATCGGCGAGGATTTGGGAACGGTACCCGACCAAGCGCGGTATTTGCTGAACCGTTATCAGGTGTTTTCTTATAAGGTCGTGTATTTCAGCAAAGGCTGGCACGGCTTTGAATTACCCGAAGAATATCCCGAACAGGCGATTACGGTGGTCAGTACGCACGATGTCGCGCCCTTGGCAGGCTATTGGACGGGCAAGGATTTGGATTTGATGTTCCGCTTGGGTACGATTCCCGATGCGGAAACTTTTCAGACGACCTTGGAAGCGCGCGAACACGACAAGTCGGATTTGTTCGATAAATTGAAACACGCAGGCTGCCTGCCTGCCGACGCCGAGATGTCCTCTGAAATTGACGAAACGCTGTTAACCGCCTTGCACCGGTATGCCGCCATGAGCCGCAGCAAACTGTATGCGGTGCAGCTGGAAAACCTGCTGGGTATGAGCGACAACCTGAATGTGCCGGGCGTTTCCGAGGGTTATCCCAACTGGGCGCGCAAAATGCCCGTCGCGCTTGAAGATTTTCCCCACAACCGCCTGATGGGCGGCCAACTTGCCATGATTGGAGAGGTACGCATGAAGAAAAACAGCCGGATGAAGCCTTATCACGAGCTTGACCAAGTCGAACGCGACACGGTCGAAAGCCTGTTTCTTGCCACCCACAGCGATTTGTTCGCCTATTTGGGACGACACCGCCTTGCCGAAGGCGACGAGGTCGTGCGGACCCTGATTCCGAACGCTTCGGGCGTGGATATTGTCAACCGAGAAAGCGGCGAGGTGATTACGTCGTCTGAAAAAGTCGATGAACGCGGATTCTTCGTTGCCGTGCTGCCCGAAGGCGCGCCCGACTATGCTTTGAACGTCCGTTATACCGAAGATGCCGAGCCTGTGCGCGAAGAAGACCCATACCGCTTCGGCTCCGCCTTGAAAGACATGGATTCTTGGTTGCTGGCGGAAGGCAAACACCTGCGTCCGTATGAAACTTTAGGCGCACATTTTGCCGAAGTGGACGGCGTGAAAGGCGTGAGCTTTGCCGTATGGGCGCCGAACGCGCAGCGCGTTTCTGTCATCGGCGAATTCAACCACTGGGACGGCCGCCGCCACGTCATGCGTTTCCACCGCGACAACGGCATTTGGGACATCTTCATCCCCGCCGTCAAACTCAACGCCCTCTACAAATTTGAAATCCGCGATGCCAACGGCAATGTACGGCAAAAAACCGACCCGTATGCCTTCGGCGCAGAATTGCGTCCGAATACCGCGTCTGTCGTGCGCGGTTTGCCGGAAAAAGTGGACACACCCGACTTCCGCGCCCGCGCCAACGCCATTGATGCGCCCATCAGCATTTACGAAGTGCATTTGGGTTCGTGGAAACGCAATCCCGAAAACAACTTCTGGCTGACTTACGAACAGCTCGCCAAAGAATTGGTCGCATACGTCAAAGACATGGGCTTCACCCATATCGAATTCCTGCCCGTTTCCGAATACCCGTTTGACGGCTCGTGGGGCTATCAGGCGACCGGATTGTATGCGCCGACCAGCCGTTTCGGTTCGCCCGACGAGTTGCGCGCCCTGATTAAAGCCGCCCACGACGAAGGCATCGGCGTCATCCTCGACTGGGTGGTCGGACACTTCCCGACCGACGACCACGGGCTTGCCAAGTTTGACGGCACCGCGCTGTACGAACACGCCGATCCACGCGAGGGCTACCACCAAGACTGGAACACCCTGATTTACAACTTCGGCAGGAACGAAGTCAAAAACTTCCTGCAAGGCAATGCCCTGTATTGGATAGAGCGTTTCGGTTTCGACGGCATCCGCGTGGACGCCGTCGCCTCCATGATTTACCGCAACTACTCGCGTAAAGACGGCGAATGGATACCCAACCAATACGGCGGCCATGAAAACCTCGAAGCCATCGCCTTCCTGCGCGATACCAACACCATGCTGAAAGAGGTTGTCCCCTCCGCCACCGAAATCGCCGAAGAATCCACCTCGTTCGCCAACGTAACCCGCCAAGAAGGCTTGAACTTCAGTTACAAATGGAACATGGGCTGGATGAACGACACCTTGCGCTACATGATGGAAGACCCCATCAACCGCAAATACCACCACAACAAAATGACCTTCGGCATGATGTACCAATACAGCGAAAACTTCGTTCTGCCACTCTCGCACGACGAAGTCGTACACGGTAAACGCTCGCTGCTCGGACGGATGCCCGGCGACTGCTGGCAGCAATTTGCCAACCTGCGCGCCTACTACGGCTTCATGTACGGCTTCCCCGGCAAAAAACTCCTGTTTATGGGCAACGAGTTCGCGCAAGGCAGGGAGTGGAACTACAACGAAGGGCTGGATTGGTTCCTGCTCGACCAAGAAGGCGGCTGGCACAAAGGCGTACAAAATTTTGTGCGCGATTTGAACCGCGTCTATAAAGACACCGCGCCGCTTTACCAGCTCGACCAATGGCCGGAAGGCTTCGAATGGCTGGTCGCCGACGACGGCAACAATTCCGTCTTCGTCTTCGAACGCCGCGACCGCGAAGGCAACCGCGTCATCGTCATCAGCAACTTCACGCCCGTCGTCCACGACAGCTACCGCTTCGGCGTGAACGAAGCCGGCGAATACCGCGAAATCCTCAATTCAGACGACCCCGGTTACAACGGCAGCGGCGTATCCGCCGGACAAACCCTGCAAACCGAAGAAATCTGGTCGCACGGCAGACCCAATTCGCTCGCTGTCAAAGTACCGCCGCTGGCAACGGTTTACCTCTACAAAGCCGCCCAGCCGAGTGCAACGGACTCAACCGATCAGGCAGAAGGCGAAGCGTAA
- a CDS encoding VIT1/CCC1 transporter family protein, which produces MYSQHSERHFSNRNNWLRASVLGANDGLISTASLLTGVAAAAPDFQTLLLTGVSALIGGAVSMAAGEYVSVSSQSDTEKADLHKERYELEANPDAELAELTEIYRRRGLSDALAAEVAQALMEHDALSAHARDEIGITETSAAKPMQAALASAGSFCAGAILPLLIALTAPTALIPTLAVTTLFGLAALGYASAKLGGAPVAPAVLRVCLWGVAALVVTGMIGKLAGVAV; this is translated from the coding sequence ATGTATTCACAACACAGCGAACGCCATTTCAGCAACCGCAACAACTGGCTGCGCGCGAGCGTATTGGGCGCGAACGACGGCCTGATTTCCACCGCCTCGCTGCTGACGGGGGTCGCAGCCGCCGCCCCCGATTTCCAAACCCTGCTGCTGACGGGCGTCTCCGCCCTTATCGGCGGCGCGGTTTCGATGGCGGCGGGGGAATACGTTTCCGTATCCAGCCAGTCGGACACAGAAAAAGCCGACTTGCACAAAGAACGCTACGAATTGGAAGCCAACCCCGATGCCGAGCTGGCAGAACTGACTGAAATCTACCGCCGCCGCGGTTTGTCCGACGCGCTTGCCGCCGAAGTCGCGCAAGCATTGATGGAACACGACGCGCTCTCCGCCCATGCCCGCGACGAAATCGGCATCACCGAAACCTCCGCTGCCAAGCCCATGCAGGCCGCTCTTGCCTCCGCCGGTTCGTTCTGCGCCGGCGCCATACTGCCTCTGCTGATCGCGCTGACTGCCCCCACCGCCCTGATCCCTACGCTGGCGGTGACCACTTTGTTCGGACTCGCCGCGCTGGGCTACGCCTCCGCCAAACTCGGCGGCGCACCCGTCGCTCCCGCCGTCCTGCGCGTGTGCCTGTGGGGTGTGGCGGCGTTGGTGGTTACGGGTATGATCGGCAAACTGGCGGGTGTAGCAGTTTGA
- a CDS encoding acyl-CoA dehydrogenase family protein: MTHTESSAQPSTMDTAAFLKHIESAFRRIFSDDLNLMQYLPEDKWLALKQAGLLLPFLDKKHGGRKGSQFEIQEVLRIAGHYGVPVTLRTGIEGALVLQPLQEFGDEAQVAQGLDMVFKGEGGGLGITEPETSGAAIAREMQSYYEYIDEQTIYVNAAKYWQGNSQSDFLLVAAKERKNGKLSKVINLLLVPKQYIRYEALASEGLRAVRYAVNRIDAQMPAAAIMKLSQSDAAGLRAFQNIFIRSRLQLIGMTHGIMEYILDNLNRYVRHDIKFVDYERREIQRRHQVSEILYRYVCHCVSPVAPVAHQLMEANIIKTLATEYTYAAAQMLQKLLGAKGFERGHTASNIAIDIRPFTIFEGPNDMLYAEIYDQFVRATAEEKEAGIKLDKNQTLLNRLQTDARFAAVARDYTLPEDIRSFLQERTLTDACALQKVFIGKIIARLFAFVQAEHEDTAAFLLNDIRKDILDCRYCG, translated from the coding sequence ATGACACACACCGAATCAAGCGCGCAGCCGTCAACTATGGACACGGCTGCTTTTTTAAAGCACATCGAATCCGCATTCCGCCGCATTTTTTCAGACGACCTCAACCTCATGCAATACCTGCCCGAAGACAAATGGCTTGCCTTGAAGCAGGCGGGTTTGCTGTTGCCCTTCCTCGACAAAAAACACGGCGGCCGTAAGGGCAGTCAGTTTGAAATCCAAGAAGTCCTGCGGATTGCGGGGCATTACGGCGTGCCCGTTACCTTGCGTACCGGCATCGAAGGCGCGCTGGTGTTGCAGCCTCTGCAAGAGTTTGGCGACGAAGCGCAAGTCGCGCAAGGTTTGGACATGGTTTTCAAAGGCGAGGGCGGCGGTTTGGGTATTACCGAACCCGAAACCTCCGGCGCGGCGATTGCCCGCGAAATGCAGTCCTACTACGAATACATCGACGAACAAACGATTTACGTCAACGCCGCGAAATATTGGCAGGGCAACTCGCAGAGCGACTTTCTCCTCGTTGCCGCCAAAGAGCGCAAAAACGGCAAACTCTCCAAAGTCATCAACCTGCTGCTCGTTCCCAAACAATACATCCGCTACGAAGCCCTCGCATCCGAAGGCCTGCGCGCCGTCCGTTACGCCGTCAACCGCATTGATGCCCAAATGCCCGCCGCCGCCATCATGAAACTCTCGCAGAGCGACGCCGCCGGTTTGCGCGCGTTCCAAAACATCTTTATCCGCAGCCGCCTGCAACTGATCGGCATGACGCACGGCATCATGGAATACATCCTTGACAACCTGAACCGATACGTCCGCCACGACATCAAATTCGTTGATTACGAACGCCGCGAAATCCAACGCCGCCATCAGGTTTCCGAGATTCTTTACCGCTACGTCTGCCATTGCGTTTCGCCCGTTGCCCCCGTCGCCCATCAGCTGATGGAGGCAAACATCATCAAAACCCTCGCCACGGAATACACTTACGCCGCAGCCCAAATGTTGCAAAAACTTTTGGGCGCGAAGGGTTTTGAACGCGGACACACCGCCAGCAATATCGCTATCGACATCCGCCCCTTCACCATCTTCGAAGGTCCGAACGATATGCTTTATGCCGAAATTTACGACCAGTTCGTCCGCGCTACCGCCGAAGAAAAAGAAGCAGGCATTAAGTTGGACAAAAACCAAACCCTGCTCAATCGTCTGCAAACCGATGCCCGCTTTGCCGCCGTTGCGCGCGACTACACTTTACCCGAAGATATCCGCAGCTTCCTGCAGGAACGCACCCTGACCGACGCCTGCGCCTTGCAAAAAGTCTTTATCGGCAAAATCATCGCCCGACTCTTCGCCTTCGTACAGGCGGAACACGAAGACACCGCAGCCTTCCTGTTGAACGACATCCGCAAAGATATATTGGATTGCCGATATTGCGGTTGA
- a CDS encoding DNA repair protein, which yields MIYGSMPSEKLTIFQYGKSELQPSEAAWLKNLNYVRTSYCPNLHAKCYVSEDACIITSLNLYEFSQVNNNEMGILLKRSEDGEVYQDAYSEAQRIIRISDEVKISVDVVEKEQVAQKSQNAEIAKKYDTLTVAKLAEKWGVTTEECNAKLCHAGLQEIDGKFYRLTDTGKKAGALIKKGRYGYFIVWPDSLTLEMVEAAGNNQKDLLDRFISWLIS from the coding sequence ATGATTTACGGCTCAATGCCGTCTGAAAAGCTCACAATTTTTCAGTATGGTAAAAGTGAATTGCAGCCATCAGAGGCAGCTTGGTTGAAAAATTTAAATTATGTTCGTACAAGCTATTGTCCGAATCTTCATGCAAAATGTTACGTCAGCGAAGATGCTTGCATTATTACAAGCCTGAATTTATATGAATTCAGCCAAGTAAATAATAATGAAATGGGTATCTTGCTGAAGCGTAGTGAAGATGGGGAAGTCTATCAAGATGCTTATAGCGAAGCGCAGCGTATTATCCGTATTAGCGATGAAGTTAAGATTTCAGTTGACGTCGTAGAAAAAGAGCAAGTGGCGCAGAAAAGTCAAAATGCAGAAATTGCTAAAAAATACGATACATTGACTGTCGCTAAGCTGGCAGAAAAATGGGGAGTAACGACGGAAGAATGCAATGCGAAACTGTGTCATGCAGGTTTGCAGGAAATAGACGGTAAGTTCTACCGTTTGACAGATACAGGTAAGAAAGCCGGTGCACTTATCAAAAAAGGACGTTACGGATATTTTATTGTGTGGCCGGATAGTTTGACATTGGAAATGGTCGAAGCGGCTGGCAATAATCAGAAAGATTTGCTGGATAGGTTTATTAGCTGGCTTATCAGTTAA
- a CDS encoding ABC transporter permease subunit: protein MYRYILHRLLLLIPTLLGILAITFAVIQFVPGGPVEQMVQQLTHGAVSGETANATAGNIMKNGNRISPEDLAALNALYGFDKPPLTRFADMVWRFARFDLGKSFFHHETVFELVKQKMPVSMSLGLWTFFLTYLICIPLGIAKAVRDGSRFDAVTGMVVLVGYTIPPFVLGLVLLVLFGGGSFFAWFPQGGLVGDDFDTLSWAGKIKDYLWHMALPITASVAGSLAVTTVLTKNVFLEEIRRQYVYTARAKGLPEKQILWKHVFRNAMIPLITGFPAAFIGAFFTGSLLIETLFSLDGLGLLSYEAVMKRDYPVVMGTLYVFTLMGLLAKLVSDISYSWVDPRIHFGGQK, encoded by the coding sequence ATGTACCGTTACATCCTCCACCGCCTATTACTCTTAATCCCCACGCTGTTGGGGATTTTGGCGATTACTTTTGCCGTTATCCAATTCGTGCCGGGCGGGCCGGTGGAGCAGATGGTGCAGCAGTTGACGCATGGTGCGGTCAGCGGCGAGACGGCGAATGCGACGGCGGGCAATATCATGAAAAACGGCAACCGCATCAGTCCGGAAGATTTGGCGGCGTTGAATGCGCTGTACGGTTTCGACAAGCCGCCGCTGACGCGGTTTGCGGATATGGTGTGGCGGTTTGCCCGTTTTGATTTGGGCAAGAGTTTTTTCCATCATGAAACCGTGTTCGAGCTGGTCAAACAGAAAATGCCGGTGTCGATGAGTTTGGGCTTGTGGACGTTTTTCCTGACTTATCTGATTTGTATCCCGTTGGGCATTGCCAAGGCGGTGCGCGACGGCAGCCGTTTTGATGCGGTAACGGGGATGGTGGTGCTGGTCGGTTATACCATACCGCCGTTTGTGTTGGGTTTGGTGCTGCTGGTGTTGTTCGGCGGCGGCAGCTTTTTTGCGTGGTTCCCGCAGGGCGGTTTGGTCGGCGATGATTTCGACACGCTGTCGTGGGCAGGCAAAATCAAGGATTATCTGTGGCACATGGCGCTGCCGATTACGGCTTCGGTGGCGGGCAGTCTGGCGGTAACGACGGTGTTGACGAAAAACGTGTTTCTTGAAGAAATCCGCCGCCAATATGTCTATACCGCCCGCGCCAAGGGTTTGCCGGAAAAGCAAATTTTGTGGAAACACGTTTTCCGCAACGCGATGATTCCGCTGATTACCGGCTTTCCCGCCGCCTTTATCGGCGCGTTTTTCACCGGCAGCCTGCTGATTGAAACCTTGTTCTCGCTCGACGGGCTGGGGCTGCTTTCCTACGAGGCGGTGATGAAGCGCGATTATCCGGTGGTGATGGGGACGCTGTATGTGTTCACGCTGATGGGTTTGCTGGCGAAATTGGTGTCGGATATTTCTTATTCGTGGGTCGATCCGCGCATTCATTTCGGCGGACAGAAATAG